Proteins from a single region of Sinorhizobium alkalisoli:
- the nusG gene encoding transcription termination/antitermination protein NusG, which yields MAARWYIVHAYSNFEKKVAESIEEKARQKGLTHLFEKILVPTEKVVEIRRGRKVDAERKFFPGYVLVRADLTDEAYHLIKNTPKVTGFLGTDSKPVPIPDYEAERILGQVQDGVERPKPSVSFEIGEQVRVSDGPFASFNGIVQDVDEERSRLKVEVSIFGRATPVELEYGQVEKV from the coding sequence ATGGCTGCGCGCTGGTATATCGTTCACGCCTATTCGAATTTCGAGAAGAAGGTGGCCGAATCCATCGAGGAGAAGGCCAGGCAGAAGGGTCTGACGCATCTGTTCGAAAAGATTCTCGTGCCGACCGAGAAGGTCGTCGAGATTAGGCGCGGGCGCAAGGTCGACGCGGAGCGCAAGTTCTTCCCGGGCTATGTGCTCGTTCGCGCCGATCTGACGGATGAGGCCTATCACCTCATCAAGAACACGCCGAAGGTCACCGGATTCCTCGGGACCGACAGCAAGCCCGTGCCGATTCCGGACTACGAGGCGGAGCGCATTCTCGGTCAGGTCCAGGATGGCGTCGAGCGTCCGAAGCCGTCCGTGTCCTTCGAAATCGGCGAGCAGGTTCGCGTTTCGGATGGTCCGTTCGCCTCCTTCAATGGCATTGTTCAGGATGTCGATGAGGAGCGGTCGCGCTTGAAGGTCGAAGTGTCGATCTTCGGCCGTGCGACCCCTGTCGAACTGGAATACGGGCAGGTCGAAAAGGTCTGA
- the secE gene encoding preprotein translocase subunit SecE: protein MASKTNPFTFLQQVRSETSKVTWPSRRETTISTLMVFVMVSLAAAFFFGADQLLGWLMSLVLNVGA, encoded by the coding sequence ATGGCATCGAAAACGAATCCGTTTACGTTTCTGCAGCAAGTGCGCTCCGAAACGTCGAAAGTGACTTGGCCTTCGCGGCGCGAGACAACGATCTCGACGCTGATGGTCTTCGTCATGGTCTCTCTTGCCGCCGCCTTCTTCTTTGGTGCGGACCAGCTGTTGGGCTGGCTGATGAGCCTCGTCCTCAACGTTGGCGCTTGA
- the rplK gene encoding 50S ribosomal protein L11, protein MAKKVAGQLKLQVKAGSANPSPPIGPALGQRGINIMEFCKAFNAATQEMEKGMPIPVVITYYQDKSFTFVMKQPPVSYFLKREAKVQSGSKTPGKAKAGSISKAQIRTIAEAKMKDLNAADIEGAMAMVEGSARSMGLEVTG, encoded by the coding sequence ATGGCTAAGAAAGTTGCAGGCCAGCTCAAGCTGCAGGTGAAGGCCGGCTCGGCGAATCCGTCGCCGCCGATCGGTCCTGCGCTTGGTCAGCGTGGCATTAACATCATGGAATTCTGCAAGGCGTTCAACGCCGCCACGCAGGAAATGGAAAAGGGTATGCCGATCCCGGTCGTCATCACCTACTACCAGGACAAGTCCTTCACCTTCGTCATGAAGCAGCCGCCGGTCAGCTACTTCCTGAAGCGCGAAGCGAAGGTCCAGTCTGGCTCGAAGACGCCGGGCAAGGCCAAGGCCGGCTCGATCTCCAAGGCTCAGATCCGCACGATCGCAGAGGCCAAGATGAAGGACCTCAACGCGGCCGATATCGAAGGCGCAATGGCAATGGTCGAGGGCTCCGCCCGCTCCATGGGCCTGGAAGTGACGGGCTAA
- a CDS encoding NAD-dependent epimerase/dehydratase family protein — MKKRILFTGGAGKAGRHAVPYLVDAGYEVHNVDLVPLDSPGVTNLIADITDSGQMFNALSMHRDFPDLDAGRGQQAFDAVVHFAAIPRILIKPDNETFRVNVMGTYNVVEAAVKLGIRKIIVASSETTYGVCFAEGHRDFHHFPLEEDYDVNPMDSYGLSKVVNEQTARAFAERSGFDVYALRIGNVIEPHEYEHFPHYFAHPEIRKRIAWSYIDARDLGQIVKLCIEKDGLGFAVFNAANDTVSADTPSRELARRYYPNVPFKREIGEFEGLLSNRKIREVLGFKEEHDWRKYVRVDR; from the coding sequence ATGAAGAAGCGCATTCTGTTTACTGGCGGGGCCGGCAAGGCTGGGCGGCACGCCGTGCCCTATCTCGTCGATGCGGGCTATGAGGTGCACAATGTCGATCTGGTGCCGCTCGACAGCCCGGGCGTCACCAATCTGATCGCCGACATCACCGACAGCGGTCAGATGTTCAACGCGCTTTCCATGCATCGGGATTTTCCCGATCTCGATGCGGGGAGGGGGCAGCAAGCCTTCGACGCCGTCGTTCACTTCGCCGCCATTCCGCGCATTCTGATCAAGCCGGACAACGAGACCTTCCGCGTCAATGTGATGGGAACCTATAATGTGGTCGAAGCGGCGGTGAAGCTCGGAATTCGCAAGATCATCGTCGCTTCCAGCGAAACGACCTACGGCGTCTGCTTCGCTGAGGGCCACCGGGACTTCCATCACTTTCCGCTCGAGGAAGACTACGACGTCAATCCGATGGACTCCTATGGGCTCTCGAAGGTGGTGAACGAGCAGACGGCGCGAGCATTCGCGGAGCGGTCCGGTTTCGATGTCTACGCCCTGCGCATCGGCAATGTGATCGAACCGCACGAATACGAGCACTTCCCGCATTATTTCGCGCACCCGGAAATCCGCAAGCGAATTGCCTGGAGCTATATCGACGCCCGCGACTTGGGGCAGATCGTCAAGCTTTGTATCGAAAAGGACGGGCTCGGTTTTGCAGTCTTCAACGCCGCGAACGACACCGTGTCCGCGGACACGCCGTCTCGCGAACTTGCCAGGCGTTACTATCCGAATGTCCCCTTCAAGCGGGAGATCGGCGAGTTCGAGGGGCTTCTTTCGAATCGCAAGATTCGCGAGGTGCTCGGCTTCAAGGAGGAGCATGACTGGCGCAAGTACGTGCGCGTCGACCGCTGA